One genomic window of Geodermatophilus sp. DSM 44513 includes the following:
- a CDS encoding helix-turn-helix domain-containing protein produces the protein MVLLTTRQAADRIGVSVRHVQRLISGGDLVAVGTDRIDAESVAQWVAQRQGSRLRAWEEPTAWAAVALLEGGSAPWLGQAQRSRLRAALAGTTGGDLAVRARNRAEVRRYHAHPRAMAHLAREVVASGATQGVGGLTPAPDRCDGYVDHAAVDRLVRRYRLDVDPAGTVTLRATGMSIAVVADLAAGARHVLAGLDLAGSTDPRERSAGRRLLDRALGVLRG, from the coding sequence ATGGTCCTCCTGACGACCCGGCAGGCCGCCGACCGGATCGGCGTGTCCGTCCGGCACGTGCAGCGGCTGATCTCCGGCGGCGACCTCGTGGCCGTCGGGACCGACCGGATCGACGCCGAGTCCGTCGCGCAGTGGGTGGCGCAGCGGCAGGGCAGCCGGCTGCGCGCCTGGGAGGAGCCGACCGCCTGGGCCGCCGTCGCCCTGCTGGAGGGCGGGTCTGCACCGTGGCTCGGGCAGGCGCAGCGGTCCCGCCTCCGCGCAGCGCTCGCCGGGACGACGGGTGGCGACCTGGCCGTGCGCGCCCGCAACCGGGCCGAGGTACGCCGGTACCACGCCCACCCGCGTGCGATGGCTCATCTGGCCCGCGAGGTGGTCGCCTCTGGCGCGACGCAGGGCGTCGGCGGGCTGACCCCGGCCCCGGACCGGTGCGACGGGTACGTGGACCACGCCGCGGTCGACCGCCTCGTGCGGCGGTACCGGCTGGACGTCGACCCCGCGGGCACCGTCACCCTCCGGGCCACCGGCATGTCGATCGCCGTCGTCGCGGACCTCGCGGCCGGTGCGCGGCACGTGTTGGCCGGGCTGGACCTCGCCGGGTCGACCGATCCGCGGGAGCGCTCGGCCGGCCGCCGCCTCCTCGACCGGGCGCTGGGGGTACTGCGTGGCTGA
- a CDS encoding PHB depolymerase family esterase — translation MTRPRSGLRRRVAVLATALVLAVTGLTVGQAAQGAPAPQLPQLAVDGIYVTGISSGGYMANQLQVAYSSRIDGAAVYAAGPYWCAMGNVAVALYACADSTLPRDLSLQYAKTAEYERQGKIDPTANLASMPTWLFHGSQDPTVERPVADDLAAYYRHYGTPLTYQDGVDAGHGWISPLGPVDCAATAAPYVNDCSPYDAQAESLEVMFGSVKAPNTGNPRGTVTEFSQDPYAVPPSLGVGDVTRTGAAAIGMGATGYLYTPTNCTGGASCEVVVALHGCQQTAEQIGRTFVEQSNLNAWADTNRFVVLYPQARPDPLLGNPKGCWDWWGYLGPADVDYATKRGPQMATVMNMVTALGG, via the coding sequence GTGACCCGTCCGCGATCAGGCCTGCGGCGGCGCGTCGCCGTCCTGGCGACCGCCCTCGTCCTCGCCGTCACCGGCCTCACCGTCGGGCAGGCCGCGCAGGGTGCCCCGGCTCCGCAGCTTCCCCAGCTCGCTGTCGACGGCATCTACGTCACCGGCATCTCCTCCGGCGGCTACATGGCCAACCAGCTCCAGGTCGCCTACTCCAGCCGGATCGACGGCGCGGCCGTCTACGCCGCCGGCCCCTACTGGTGTGCCATGGGCAACGTCGCCGTCGCCCTCTACGCCTGCGCGGACTCCACGCTGCCGCGCGACCTGTCCCTGCAGTACGCCAAGACCGCCGAGTACGAGCGCCAGGGCAAGATCGACCCCACGGCCAACCTGGCGAGCATGCCGACCTGGCTGTTCCACGGCAGCCAGGACCCGACGGTCGAGCGCCCGGTCGCCGACGACCTGGCCGCCTACTACCGCCACTACGGCACGCCGCTGACCTACCAGGACGGCGTCGACGCCGGGCACGGCTGGATCAGCCCGCTCGGGCCGGTCGACTGCGCAGCCACCGCGGCGCCCTACGTCAACGACTGCTCGCCCTATGACGCCCAGGCCGAGTCGCTCGAGGTCATGTTCGGCTCGGTCAAGGCGCCCAACACCGGCAACCCCCGCGGCACGGTCACCGAGTTCTCCCAGGACCCGTACGCGGTCCCGCCGTCCCTCGGCGTCGGGGACGTCACCCGCACCGGCGCGGCCGCCATCGGCATGGGCGCCACCGGTTACCTGTACACGCCGACGAACTGCACCGGCGGCGCCTCGTGCGAGGTCGTCGTCGCGCTGCACGGCTGCCAGCAGACCGCCGAGCAGATCGGCCGGACGTTCGTCGAGCAGTCCAACCTCAACGCCTGGGCCGACACCAACCGCTTCGTCGTCCTCTACCCGCAGGCCCGGCCCGACCCGCTGCTCGGCAACCCCAAGGGCTGCTGGGACTGGTGGGGCTACCTCGGCCCCGCGGACGTCGACTACGCGACCAAGCGCGGCCCGCAGATGGCCACCGTCATGAACATGGTCACCGCGCTCGGCGGCTGA
- a CDS encoding non-heme iron oxygenase ferredoxin subunit produces MSVRSLLERASGALGRWQFLDAPSYQVEHAISLTYLLTGRHARRLQDLLHGVWLGHPLHPVLATVPIGSWTAAALLDGLDATGRGGPGAGQAARHVVRLGVVGAVASAAAGATDWQHAHDEARRVGLVHAALNSTALALYTWSLADRRRGRATRARATAAAGYAVVLAGGYLGGVLSYRHRLGSDHAVRANEPRRFVPVAEAADLVDGEPLAVDADGVPVVLVASDGRIHAVGGRCPHQGAPLGEGWLHRGEIVCPWHGSRFHLDSGEPAQGPATAPLPCYETRIDDGRVEVRRKAHWRTPMAVTTVEEASR; encoded by the coding sequence GTGAGCGTGCGGAGCCTGCTCGAGCGGGCGAGCGGGGCCCTCGGCCGGTGGCAGTTCCTCGACGCGCCCAGCTACCAGGTCGAGCACGCGATCTCGCTGACCTACCTGCTCACCGGCCGCCACGCCCGCCGGCTGCAGGACCTGCTGCACGGCGTGTGGTTGGGCCACCCGCTGCACCCGGTTCTCGCCACCGTGCCGATCGGCTCGTGGACGGCCGCAGCCCTGCTCGACGGGCTCGACGCCACCGGCCGCGGCGGTCCCGGCGCCGGGCAGGCGGCACGCCACGTCGTCCGGCTCGGCGTGGTCGGCGCGGTGGCCTCGGCGGCGGCCGGCGCCACCGACTGGCAGCACGCCCACGACGAGGCCCGTCGCGTCGGTCTCGTGCACGCCGCGCTGAACAGCACCGCGCTCGCCCTCTACACCTGGTCGCTCGCCGACCGCCGACGCGGCCGGGCCACCCGCGCCCGTGCCACCGCGGCCGCCGGCTACGCCGTCGTCCTCGCCGGCGGCTATCTCGGCGGAGTCCTCTCCTACCGCCACCGGCTCGGCAGCGACCACGCCGTCCGCGCCAACGAGCCGCGCCGCTTCGTCCCGGTGGCCGAGGCGGCCGACCTCGTCGACGGTGAGCCGCTCGCCGTGGACGCCGACGGCGTGCCGGTCGTGCTGGTCGCCAGCGACGGCCGGATCCACGCCGTCGGGGGCCGCTGCCCGCACCAGGGTGCCCCGCTGGGGGAGGGGTGGCTGCACCGGGGGGAGATCGTGTGCCCCTGGCACGGCTCCCGCTTCCACCTCGACAGCGGGGAGCCCGCCCAGGGCCCGGCGACCGCGCCGCTGCCCTGCTACGAGACCCGCATCGACGACGGCCGGGTGGAGGTGCGCCGGAAGGCCCACTGGCGCACGCCGATGGCCGTCACGACCGTCGAGGAGGCGTCGCGGTGA
- a CDS encoding 2-keto-4-pentenoate hydratase, producing the protein MAESIRALAARQLADYRAGTPGTSFADPGRPRLGLDDAYRVQGEVAALRAPAERVVGYKVGCTGPGTRAQFGLDGPIRGLLFDTELHRSGSELSAAAYAELAIEGELAVRLGEDGRIATVFPVIELHNYVFRGQPPTLAELVANNGIHAGVVLPPPTAEAPWPGDEPLSGRLTVRIDGACVEEGPMDGVPGGPAGSLRWLSAHLAEHDLSLHPGQLVLTGTPLRLLRVRPGAHVEVTAEGLGGVEAVISA; encoded by the coding sequence ATGGCCGAGTCCATCCGCGCACTGGCCGCCCGGCAGCTCGCCGACTACCGGGCCGGGACACCAGGCACGTCCTTCGCCGATCCCGGGCGACCCCGCCTGGGCCTCGACGACGCGTACCGGGTGCAGGGCGAGGTGGCGGCGCTGCGCGCTCCGGCCGAGCGGGTGGTCGGTTACAAGGTCGGGTGCACCGGGCCCGGGACCCGCGCGCAGTTCGGGCTGGACGGACCGATCCGCGGCCTCCTGTTCGACACCGAGCTGCACCGCTCGGGCAGTGAGCTCTCCGCCGCGGCCTACGCCGAGCTGGCGATCGAGGGGGAGCTGGCCGTGCGCCTGGGGGAGGACGGCCGGATCGCGACGGTCTTCCCGGTCATCGAACTGCACAACTACGTCTTCCGCGGGCAGCCGCCCACGCTGGCCGAACTGGTCGCCAACAACGGCATCCACGCCGGGGTGGTGCTCCCGCCGCCGACGGCGGAGGCGCCGTGGCCAGGGGACGAGCCGCTGTCCGGCCGGCTGACGGTCCGGATCGACGGCGCCTGTGTCGAGGAAGGCCCGATGGACGGCGTCCCGGGCGGGCCGGCGGGATCGCTGCGGTGGCTGTCGGCGCACCTGGCCGAGCACGACCTGTCCCTGCACCCCGGTCAGCTGGTCCTCACTGGCACCCCGCTGAGGCTGCTCCGGGTGCGCCCGGGAGCCCACGTCGAGGTCACCGCGGAGGGACTCGGCGGGGTCGAGGCCGTGATCAGCGCCTGA
- a CDS encoding hemerythrin domain-containing protein, with the protein MKADEVLTAHHDILRGLLRDLAQTADDQTELRSRLRDDLLRELEIHTQMEDELFYPAVRDVSPRLSVAHAEHRQIDDQLATVMRMSVDDPEFRTEVRMLEKTLRHHTMEEEERMFPQAQALGEERLRRLGAQLEQRQRELAASGGMRLIIRLKRATLRLTGGHRVRP; encoded by the coding sequence GTGAAGGCCGACGAGGTGCTCACCGCCCACCACGACATCCTGCGTGGGCTGCTGCGCGACCTCGCTCAGACCGCCGACGACCAGACCGAGCTGCGCAGCCGGCTGCGCGACGACCTGCTGCGCGAGCTCGAGATCCACACCCAGATGGAGGACGAGCTGTTCTACCCCGCCGTCCGCGACGTCTCACCGCGGCTGTCGGTGGCGCACGCCGAGCACCGGCAGATCGACGACCAGCTCGCCACCGTCATGCGCATGTCCGTCGACGACCCCGAGTTCCGGACCGAGGTCCGCATGCTGGAGAAGACGCTCCGCCACCACACGATGGAGGAGGAGGAGCGGATGTTCCCCCAGGCGCAGGCCCTCGGCGAGGAGCGCCTCCGCCGGCTGGGGGCGCAGTTGGAGCAGCGCCAGCGCGAGCTGGCCGCGTCCGGCGGCATGCGGTTGATCATCCGGCTCAAGCGGGCGACGCTGCGCCTCACCGGAGGGCACCGGGTACGACCGTGA
- a CDS encoding DUF4234 domain-containing protein — protein sequence MRAAEVHPQSAPQPTPYGQLPYGQVQPYGLQAPSGYAQPMAPGVQGRPLGPVGKVRSTWAVLGLTIVTFGLYSLYYHFATHEEMKQHSGEGVGGALVLIISIFTFGLVTPFLLPNEVGNLYARQQRPRPVTATTGLWALLGAFILIGPLVWLIKTNGALNAYWRSMGAS from the coding sequence GTGCGAGCGGCCGAGGTCCACCCGCAGTCCGCGCCGCAGCCGACCCCGTACGGGCAGCTGCCGTACGGCCAGGTGCAGCCGTACGGCCTGCAGGCGCCGTCCGGCTACGCGCAGCCCATGGCGCCCGGCGTGCAGGGGCGTCCGCTGGGCCCGGTGGGCAAGGTCCGCAGCACCTGGGCGGTGCTGGGCCTGACCATCGTTACCTTCGGCCTCTACTCGCTCTACTACCACTTCGCCACGCACGAAGAGATGAAGCAGCACTCCGGCGAGGGGGTCGGCGGCGCACTCGTCCTGATCATCTCGATCTTCACCTTCGGTCTGGTCACGCCGTTCCTGCTGCCCAACGAGGTCGGCAACCTGTACGCGCGCCAGCAGCGTCCGCGTCCGGTCACCGCCACCACCGGTCTGTGGGCGCTGCTCGGCGCCTTCATCCTGATCGGCCCGCTCGTGTGGCTGATCAAGACCAACGGTGCCCTCAACGCCTACTGGCGCAGCATGGGCGCCTCCTGA